The sequence ACCATTGTTTATTCAAACTTTTCTGAAACTGTTTTctgtgacttttattttttttaattatttaaattattttgttttattatttggaCAAACTCCAGGGAGAAAACACCTCCAAATTATCACACCACACtacattttatctttgtttttatttcctttcttactTGTCAGTTtctaactaaaaatgaaatataatccatcaagataaataaattgcagttttaaatgtatgctttagaattaaatataaaaaaactgcaGAAATTTGTTTACtcatgaataaaaatcatattacttACCTAAatgtaattcttatatatatatatatatatatatatatatatatatatatatatatatatatatatatatatatatatatatatatatataactaaaaacaataaacataaaaagcTGTTCATTTAATTCAGATAAAATCcaaagatttcatattttataaagcatatttttaggaCAGTTGTTGATGGTGAGGCAactctttgaaaaatatgtttaactgCTTATTTATAGCTTGACGATTCACCAacgcttttcttttatttcaataataacttCTTAGGACATTCCATTATGACTAACATAACATTGGAAAGATTTTAACAAgctataatataacaaaatattcttaaataatctctgagaaaactttttatgctgcattaattaaaataatatatctatgaagaaattatctaaaaagctgatgatttaaataaattaaatttttagctttGTGACTAACATAACAATTTAGTTACcacataaaaaatggtttaagttTTAGATAAttcatttagagtaaaaaaaaaattataacaaaaaattctacaattaataaaattgtaaacatgGGAATGTTAAGTTATAGTAAGAACAATTTGAGATTGATTAATaatcaacaataattatttattgattttattatttcaatgatgTGATTAATATAACAGTTAAACtattagtaataaaatgtttaaaaatgaagaattgatataaagcaattttaatacatatggaaccctttttttaattttatttttataaaggtcAGTAATACTTTTCCTAGTTTCGTATCTGAtgtataattgcaaatttttgcTTGATTCAATAGATCATGACAAATGTTTTCTGAACCATTTGAATATCATCAATACTTAGACAtttaaagtccttttttttttttttttttttgcaaaaaatttattttgctcacTTCTGAATTAAACATCGTATTTTATTATTCATCCTACATACTTTTTCCTTGGTTCTTTCACATGATTCAAAGCAGTGAAATTCACTCACAAAATCCTGCATTGGAAAACAGCAAAGATATGCTGTTTTCTAATGctaagattcttaaaatatgttgATGCATCATTTGACTAAATTATTGTCTTTTTGACACTGAAAGGTGTTTTTAATATCTAGAATGATATGTTAACTGAACATTTTTATGTTGGCTAAAGTGTGCGGTAATCAAATATGTCTGCGTAGGCTTCCACTTTTAAATTTACACCAATAAgacattctaaaatatattgtcATAGTGTATATTATCATTGGTCTGTCTTTCATGGGCATCTATCTCTTCATTTTGGTGTTTAATTTTATAGGCTTGGGAGAAATAAATGTCTGTCCACTTGTTACATAATTTTTAGTAGACAGATGCCAGTGGAAAGACGGCCCACTGGTGACCATCTTCAGTGGCCTGACAGGAAGCTATGTAAAAATAGTGTTGCATTCAACATGTTATTTGCTTAATACAATTTAAGCCATTCTCTATCACAAGGTGTCAAACTAAAATGTTAGCATGATCCAGATAAACAAGATCTAAATTAATGCGGatagtaaaaaaacaacaacaaagaaataGATTAGTTTTAAAGCACTATGCAGAAAAGATTaacagcagaaaaaaataatgtaaaattaatgttttctttcttttctggacaatcccccccccccgtttCTCGGaaatctttttgttgaattatgaattatcggacgttattgctaatattatcttaaaatatttttttagtttacttttaaacattatgaatttactaaattctttttattggcGGATGTTATGAACGATATGGAATGGACGTTATTTctaatgttttcatttaacacttttttttttttttaaatttgtgctaTGCTTTTCCATACTTTCAACAAAACGctctgcaattttaaaataatattaaacaccagaaattaatttgtttaatacattataggtagtaattttctttaaaaaaattttttaatgaaataaaagggcagcaaattttcttatacattttgtgatgtataagaaaaatgttacgcaaaattttcaaaatccattcatgctgtctttttttatacttcgctaaaacattttttttttattagtaacaaAAAAGTTGATGATAAGGaccaattttccacttttttctctattttaaggTTAAACATTCAAGCCTTTTTTTACTATAGTTGATGGGCTAAAAATCCATGTAATTTTGCTGTCATTAAAGAATATAGtgatttctttttgcatttgtgTATGAATTTATCTTTCTGctagtaaaattattgttcagcTCTGATTTGTATGTTGGTAAAAAGTGTGGAAAGGGGAGAACTCACTGGAAAAATACAGATCATTTCATTCTCAAGCACACTGGTAATGCCATGCGTTTTTGTATTGCATCTCGTAAGTGAATTTGACAAATAGACACAGTTATGGTGATTGGCTAAAAATCTGTCTAGtgatagttaatatatatatatatatatatatatatatatatatatatatatatatatatatatatatatatatatatatatataaagggggagggttttacataattgaattttatctgaaattcagtCAGTGGAAATGGTGggtgttgaaattttcatttcgctataacgtctttaatattgaagatagaaaacttaaccaaattagcgcctcattaagacgaacaacttttgtatttaaagtttttcgataggCTGCAATTGCTTCGAAGTTAGGAtctaaaaaagtgattttcaagtcTCTAGTGAAATcttctacttttcttttatttctatagttTGAAACTATTTAAATGCACGTGGAGTCAAGATTAAAATCttgaatgaaactaaataaaataaagggggggggagatTGAATGGCAGCGTTATGAATAATGATCagctttttcaattttcataagcTGATGGtttctgatatataaaataaatctcattatTCTGGGGACTTTGTTAATTTGTTGGTCCTTAGATTTGATGCCTGTCGTATTATTGAGAGTAtaccgcattaaaatatattgtaataataaaagacagccattaaaatttcatactaaatgcgttttcaccaaatttttagattctatTAAATGGTGAGCAAAATCAATTCAAAGGAAATATGTTTGTCAGGCTGTTTGAGTGCAAATgtattcaataattacaaaacacaaagtaaataaaatttgatacacaggtttAATGTCTAAAATAGATAGATTTTCGTacgaaattttgagccaaatctctCAATCGGTTGACCATCTTTTGGTTCGTACATTCTCATGCGTGTAAACCCGATAATTAATAaacgcattgatttaaataaatgaaattcgttatatattttgTCGCTACAATTGTAGTTGCGTGTCAAATTTTAGTGTGAATCGGCCTGAAAAAGAGCGTCCAAAAACACGTATTCAAATGTCAATACGTATTCACGTTTAAAAATGCTGGATTCATGTTTATGatctgtattttgtaactataactAGATCTGTAATTTGCAAGTATTTTCCATGGTGAACGCCATTCAAGGTATTCATGGCCTTATCCAAGGTTAAGGTCTATAATTTTATGCCGGGAGACAGGAGAAAATTAATTGGATGTTAGGCGAGAATGTTTCGGGAAGACCGTTCACATTGGATTTTGTATGAGGattgaaagaaattagaaaatggtGAGTTAGATGAAAAAGAATCTACGAAAGCTTGCCGAGAGGATCCCTCCTCTCCCCATctgagcattaaattttattttacattgattttagttaaaagagtagaacaatttttcaaataaagaacattttatgcagcaattaaagaaaataaaataaagtgacatCGTTTTGAGAATATTAGATACAACCGAAAGAAATcagagaaatttctttaaaaacctggAAATGTCAgggaaattcaaaaattcaagcaGAAGAAATGATGGTCATCCTATAACTGCCTTCAGAACTTATCGAGTTGTAGcaaattgatctaaaatttagaaaattgagtATTAGTAGTTCTAAAAATTACTCAGTGATTCTGAAtgataatcaaatgaaaattaggTAATTATACTTTAGTTGATAGTGTTTCCTCCAACtgccttttttataaaatgctaatgGCTAgagatacattttttattattattttatggaattaattttaatttaaacatttgagTAAGTAATATTCGTTTGCTCCTCTTAATTGAAGGTCTTGTATTGTGTGTTTAtattagtttttcaatttttaattataaacgaCATTTATTGATCTGAttgtaattttacatttctattatcccaaaaatttttgttgaaatcttTTGTTACttctatgctttttatttttatttttcaggaaatatttctgaaaatgtacaaaattctGATGAAGAACCTATGGATATAGATGAGCAATCtaatgaaaatgaagataatcAATCAACTGATGAGGGAGAACAATTGGACTCAACCGAAAATGATGGACAATTAGATGAAGAAGAAAATGCCAGATTAAGAGCAGAAGAGGAAGCAAAACTTAGGGCAGAGGAAGAAGCTAGACTCAGAGCTGAGGAAGAGGAAGCTAGGCTCAAAGCAGAAGAAGATAGGCTTAGAGTTGAAGAAGAAGCTAGGCTCAGAGCAGAAGAAGAAGCTAGGCTCAGagcagaagaagaagaagctaGGCTCAGAGCAGAAGAAGAAGCTAGGCTCAGAGCAGAAGAAGAAGCTAGGCTCAGAGCAGAAGAAGAAGCTAGGATCAAAGCAGAAGAAGAAGCTAGACTCAGAGCTGAAGAAGAAACTAGACTCAGAGCAGAAGAAGAAGCTAGGCTCAGAGCACAGGAAGAAGCTAGACTCAGAGCAGAAGAAGCTAGGCTTAGGGCAGAGGAAGAAGCTAGACTTAAGGCAGAGGAAGAAGCTAGGCTCAAAGCAGAAGAGGAAGAAGCTAGACTCAGAGCAGAAGCTATGCTCAGAGCAGAAGAAGAAGCTACGCTCAGAGCAGAAGAAGAAGCTAGACTTAGAGCAGAAGAAGAAGCTAGACTTAGAGCAGAAGAAGAAGCTAGGCTCAGAGCAGAGGAGGAGGAAGCTAGGCTCAGAGCAGAGGAAGAAGCTAGGCTCAGAGCAGAGGAAGAAGCTAGGCTCAGAGCAGAGGAAGAAGCTAGGCTCAGAGCAGAAGAAGAAGCTAGGCTCAGAGAAGAAGAGGAAAAAGCTAGACTCAGAGCAGAGGAAGTAGCTAGGCTCCGAGCAGAAGAGGAAGAAGCTAAACTTCGAGCTGAAGAGGAAAAGGCTAGAATCCGAGCAGAAGAGGAAAAAGCTAGAATCCGAGCAGAAGAGGAAAAAGCTAGACTCCGAGCAGAAGAGGAGGAAGCCAGACTCAGAGCTGAAGAAGAGGCTCTACATGAAGCTCAGGAAGAAGCTAGATTAAAGATTGAgcaggaaaaaataaatgaaatgaaaaaacttGCTGaggcagaagaaaataaaaaggcagCAGAGAGGAGAATGGAGGTAGAAGAAGAGATGAGATTAGAACAAGAGAAATGGCTTGTTGAAGAACAAATGCAGCGTGCTCAAGAAGAACACAGAATGCGAATGAAAGCAGAAGAGCAGAAACGTCTTTTAGAAGAAGAACGCCTCAGGAAAACTAGTGTTGCTGAAGATGAAGAAACACAGAAAAGTGCTGATGAACAAAAGCAGTTTCTAATTGACGAACAACCAAAATTATCTGAAGAAGACATAAAATTGCCTCAAGCTATTGAAAAAGTTCTTGCTCTTAAAAATGAAAGAGCTCAACTTCTTGGAATAGATCCAGATGCAGATGTGCAACCTGCTCCTACTGCAGATGATAAAGGTGCATCCCAAAAATCTGCTTCTGTAATGTTAATTCCTGTTGATGAAGAGGATGCTTATAATGAGGAAGAGGATTCTGTTATGAAAAAcaaagaatctaaaaataaacgtcgcaaaaagaaaaagaagaagaatcgtcattcaaaaattgaagaaaaaaatgatatatttatagaaaaacataATGATGCAAATAAAGATATTGATGTGGAATATGTACAAGAAGTCATAGATGTTTCAGATCCATTATATTCtcagtttatgaaaatatttgagagATTTAAATTAACAGATGCTGAAAAAGATAAAGAAGAAACACCAGTAGATGTTGCTAAAGATCAgactaaagaagaaaatattaatcctATGGCTCTAAGAAAAAAACCAGTTGATttagatgatgatgatgatgatgatgaaagaGACGATGACGATAAAATAGAGGAAGAAAAACCAAAGTTATctaaaaggaaattgaaaaaactAAGTAGAATGACAGTTgcagaattaaaacaaaaagtgaGCCGACCTGAGCTGGTGGAAATGCATGATGTCACTGCTAAAGATCCTgttcttttattgcatttaaaagctTCTCGTAATACTGTGCCTGTACCTCGACATTGGTGTTTCAAACGAAAGTATTTGCAGGGGAAGCGGGGGATTGAAAAGCCTGCTTTTGAACTGCCAGATTTCATCAAACGAACAGGTATCATGGAAATGCGACAAGCGCTGCAAGAAAAAGAAGATCAGAAAACAATGAAAGCTAAGATGCGTGAAAGAGTAAGACCTAAATTAGGCAAAATTGATATTGATTATCAAAAGCTTCATGACGCATTTTTCAAATGGCAAACCAAACCTAAAATGACTATTCATGGAGATTTATATTATGaaggaaaagaatttgaaacaagattaaaagaaaaaaagccaGGAGATTTGAGTGATGATTTAAGAACGGCCTTGGGTATGCCCACTGGTCCTAATGCCCATAAATGTCCTCCACCATGGCTTATTGCCATGCAGCGTTATGGACCACCTCCATCCTATCCCAATCTAAAAATTCCTGGTCTCAATGCTCCAATACCTGAAGACTGTTCGTTTGGTTATCATGCTGGTGGTTGGGGTAAACCACCTGTTGATGAAACTGGCCGTCCATTGTATGGTGATGTATTTGGAACTCAAATTGCTGATAATCAACCTAATATCCAAGAAGAAGAAATCGATCATACTCTTTGGGGTGAACTTGAATCTGAGTCTTCTGAAGAAGAAGAAGATGAGGATGAAGAAGAAGATGAAGATGAAGAAGAAAAAGCTGAAGATGAATCTGGCTTAGTGACCCCTGCTGAAGGTCTTATTACTCCAAGTGGGTTTAGCTCAATCCCTGCTGGCATGGAGACTCCAGACATGATAGAACTGcgtaaaagaaaaatagaatctGAAATTGAAGGTGGTGAAACACCAGCATTGTATACAATTCTGCCAGAAAAGAAAGGTGAACGTATTGGTGCTGCTATGATGGGATCCACACACATATATGATCTAGCTGGTGCCATTCCTGCAAACAAACTTAAAATGCCAGGAACTTCCTCTGTTCCTCCACAGGGAATAGAAGTTGCTTTAGATCCTAGTGAATTAGAAATGGACAGTGCTGCTATGGCTGCTCGCTATGAGCAAACCATGAGAGAACAACAATCGCAGTTAGAGAAGGAAGATTTAAGTGATATGGTTGCTGAACACGCTGCTCGtcagaaaaataagagaaagaagCAGCAACTTACAAGCACAAAGCCACCAAAGAAATACAaggagtttaaattttaaaactttcattttgaatatttcatccttttttttatggaattcagGATTGATCATCATATTGAAtagttgtttaataaataaaaaatcttcctgttacttttatttttgatataattttattttattcattttattactaggaaattaaattaaaaagaattttctttagcCCTATCTATTCATCAAACTGTAATAAGattggcataaaaataaaatgtaatgtgcCTTTTAAATTGAACATggagttatatttttaaacagtgtttaattattaatacttcCTGTCATTTGATTCATATTTGAACCCTCCTCCTTCTTTAAGCAAATGGTTATTTATCCtgtattcttttttctctctcttcattttttctctctgaaaatgttacattttttaaaaaggaatgatGTATGAAATAGTTGCTTAcatttactgataaaaatatctattcataagttaaaaatcttaataagaaataagatatttgaattaaaaaaaagatttgaatagcaaatatttatttttgatctcTATCCACAATACCAGTTATTGGTAAAAGACCATGTATTCTTTTTGTTATACATTgacaacttaattttatttataaaaggcaATGGTGTTCTAATTTTTTACTCTTGACTACTTTGTTTTTCTTTGACTACTcctaataataatacataaactAACTTCAATTTGCATGGCTTTCTCAAATGAAGTATCAAAAATTTGTTtggttttatgaattaaaatttaaaagtaaatatcattttgtttttataaaaatcaaaggaatatgcagttaatatttttaaaataataaaattgaatattcattaaattcatttactgtttttattttacttacatcacaaaaattagtatcacaaacTTGAGTAGTTAAGAAATCTCTTGTTTTAtgtactttttgatttttttattacaccatataatattaactattactttttatgaaaactaCTTTactatgtttatataaatataaaatttgtttattaatatccATTCATATTGTTTATCATTTACAGaacatttgtaatatttgtaCATATTCTGTATTAAATGTCATTCTGCTCCAGAGCATGAAATTGCTCGTAAAGAAGTTAatgaactttgaaaaataaaatacttttctaaattgGCTCgttccatatttatttaatttttttccctaattcctattattttctatctaatttttattaaaactgatgaGAAGTTAACTATCATTCtttatcagaagaaaataatgcaatctttcctttatttattaagaaattaaatgctGCACTGAAGTAAATAAGACATtgcttgttaatttttattttaaattgtataattgcttattcatttttattttaaattgtatataaaatttctattcttagtactaaaaagaaaaagtttacattttgtgaaatattctgaTAAATTCATTGATGTGTGTAGACCAAGCTcgttaaattaaattcagttcaCTTTGACACTGAAAGGTTTGAAAAAACAGTGCATTATAGATTAGTTATTCTGAATGCAGTTCATTGGTTACTGGTTACTCATATTATTGGTTCATTGGTTACTCATATCTGGATacttccaaatttaaatatttttcagaatatctcCAGAAAAGTTGGATGAATTGGCTTTGAACTTCAACCATGTAAAAATTGTACTTGAACTCTCGTTTTATCGAGAAGCTACGGTTAGGAGATTATTTAGAATACCGACCAGCAGTtggtgaaaaagaaaagaatttactcTCTCCAACTCGCAAAAAggaataatgatttgaaatttccAACATTCGTTTTATTTGTTGCAGGAGCACATATACATGTTTGTAAAAGTCATACATGTATTCGGAAaagtataagaatatttttttttaaatccacaaatttcttcataaaaggtACTTTCCCATATGAAATGCACagtttcaatcaaattaaaaGGAACTTATAGAATATGTGACTAAgtagttttaaagtaataaactGAAGTATGaagtgaattttttaatcatCGGGATAAATAGGAGTATTTTTTGTGAATATGTTTTAGATGCGCATGTGTGAAATCTAGCACAATTTTCTTCTTGCAATTTCAAAGTCAGATATAGCCATTAACACTTCACGGATGAGTCGAATCTGCTCCTCTTgctttccaagtttttttttttttttttcctttgtacaCCGGAAGAACCAGGAAAACGTTCTATTGACATTAATTTGCCTCGAAGATCCCATTCACTTGCATCTCGAGGTTCACATTCGCCATTCAAAAGCACTACttacaaattcattttctgaatatAGTAACCTTCCgttacttttatacatttttacggttacgaaattacttaataaatactACCAAAAATGCAAAACTTCACAATAGAATAAACGGAAAGGTcgaattataactaaaattatcatgaaaaaaataatacagtgtgcataaaatgaaaaactaacgCAGCGTaccaaaaattaagcaaaaatgtaAATCTACGTGATCCGTATTAAGGAAGTAACAGTGGGAAAACGTAAATTTAAGTGACCCATCAGTTAAGTGTTAAAATTCAATAAGATATCATTGTTCtgagttgaatttatttttctctaagaGAAACTAAATAATGTGAGCTTTTCcggaaataaatagtttttaaatttgaaacatttagcATAATATACTCTGGATGTGGAACAAATATAAAGCTTCTAGATTGATACTTAAAAGAAGGGAACCTAAAAGGTTTTTTGGTCTCTGGTATTTCGTACTTACGAAATATATGTAGATTTTTAATGTCAGttgctattaaaaacaaaattcttataattaaaaaaaaatcagatacgATGAAGAGAATAATTTTCATAGAACAAGCTGATAGAGCGTGTAATATATTAACTTATTGgtgaatttgttcaaaatttgataatgattaCGTTTCAGATGTTTGCATAGGAAATTCTAATTATCTGCACTTTGTAGTTACCGTGCTCAACTGTATTGAGACAGATGTACAGATAagttttctctgaatggattttgtgcaaaatttaatagaaatctctaaatttgatgtaaactgacataccgaatttcatccgtcttgctTAGAAGCTTTCTTATGTTCACAGACGAATAGTCGGGCATAGTCCCAAAATTGTGCTTTCTGGACCCGTCGAGGTTTGAAACTTAACTCAGTTAATCAATGGGAatagtctcctcgaaactttctaataaaagtgttatcctccttccttaaaaaattaaaaacattgggcAAGAGCCTGACAACTGTGAGCGCtcgtaatttattttcataacccTGTCCAAAAGAATTGTGTGCTTCACAATACGGTAAAGTAagtcgaatatttattttgggcGTCGTTTCTGAtcgattcaaaccaaaatttgaatcGATCAGAACAATTTCAATAATACATTTACATATCAAATCTCATTCATCTAACTtgctgcatttttcagttatctttacATGCATGCGGAAATAGAAACCGATGACGATCAACTCCTTGacgaatttagtttaaaagttgATACGGAATtgcaatttagatgttaaatctatgtacaaaattttattcaaaccaATATTTAATCAACTCCTTGAaggatttagtttaaattttgatacggAACTGCAATTTAGATGTAAATCTATGTATAGTCCACCTCACGATTGTTGGCGTTCGACTTCAGACGAGTCCACTTCAAAACGGGTTGGAAACAAGACGAGCCAAGGTTGCTATAATCATGCGTTGGCGAAAGAAGTTTCCTTCGTGAAGCGTCATTATTTGTTTACGATCGGCTTTGCGAGTGCCTTGTGTTTATTGGTGCTTTTCCGACTTCttatatttctaatctaaatCCATCTAAATATCAGTGCCATAATGCCTGGGAATCGCATTgtttccaaagaaagaaaaataattatgaatgttttgaggtattttgaaaatgaatgttcttaaaacgaaTTAAGTATCCCACTTTGTCAACGGATCAAAAGAGCTGCAGAAGCGACCGGGGTTTCGACTAGAACACCGTAAAATTGAACATTCATCAACtttgtggcttttttttttttttttttttttgcatcctgGTTTTTTAGTATATATAGCTTTCTCTGTTGACGGTTCTTatgatgcttaaatatttttgatgcttaaatagtatagattgttaatattcaaattagaaattctttgtttttgatagaattaagacaaaaatatctctgaaaaaatGATTTGGTTTGAAAGCTAATGcgtaataacatgaaatttcatctggctaatgtaaaacttgattaaataatattgaattttattatataagtcaataaagatttttctaaaaatcagagAAGCAACAGCTTTTtctttcgattaaattatttcaataaagttgcaacacattttttttaaaccttgaatTACTTTTCGGGAGGAAGTAGTTGAGTATTTCACGGAATACTCGAGTATTTTACTGTTTTCTCTTAACAATGTAATCGTATTTATCTAGATGTCATCGatattgcagaataaaatatcacgTTCGAGTTCCTTTCAAATATTACCGATTTGAAGCCAAATCTAGGGGGAGCGGTGTACCCCTCATCCCCTCCTCTCACTAAGTTTCTGGGAATCTATATAAAGTCTGAAACTGCATATGCAAATACCAGCTATCTTGATTGATTATAGTAATGCTGAATTAACTTAatcatatgataattaattaattagataataagataaatgattgATTCAGCCATATAACTGTAGTATTATTTCATCCGCCacgactttttattttcacaaatatcgtATCATAGAAGctgaaaaaataactgaatgctTGAGACAAATCCCCCCGCTAATGCGCCAACTATGGAAACCTTGATTTGCGGCTTGCTTTT comes from Argiope bruennichi chromosome 2, qqArgBrue1.1, whole genome shotgun sequence and encodes:
- the LOC129959729 gene encoding splicing factor 3B subunit 2-like isoform X1, whose amino-acid sequence is MADLDPDSLNKLRVIDLREHLSSRGLSTSGLKADLVKRLREAILNSDQNDGNISENVQNSDEEPMDIDEQSNENEDNQSTDEGEQLDSTENDGQLDEEENARLRAEEEAKLRAEEEARLRAEEEEARLKAEEDRLRVEEEARLRAEEEARLRAEEEEARLRAEEEARLRAEEEARLRAEEEARIKAEEEARLRAEEETRLRAEEEARLRAQEEARLRAEEARLRAEEEARLKAEEEARLKAEEEEARLRAEAMLRAEEEATLRAEEEARLRAEEEARLRAEEEARLRAEEEEARLRAEEEARLRAEEEARLRAEEEARLRAEEEARLREEEEKARLRAEEVARLRAEEEEAKLRAEEEKARIRAEEEKARIRAEEEKARLRAEEEEARLRAEEEALHEAQEEARLKIEQEKINEMKKLAEAEENKKAAERRMEVEEEMRLEQEKWLVEEQMQRAQEEHRMRMKAEEQKRLLEEERLRKTSVAEDEETQKSADEQKQFLIDEQPKLSEEDIKLPQAIEKVLALKNERAQLLGIDPDADVQPAPTADDKGASQKSASVMLIPVDEEDAYNEEEDSVMKNKESKNKRRKKKKKKNRHSKIEEKNDIFIEKHNDANKDIDVEYVQEVIDVSDPLYSQFMKIFERFKLTDAEKDKEETPVDVAKDQTKEENINPMALRKKPVDLDDDDDDDERDDDDKIEEEKPKLSKRKLKKLSRMTVAELKQKVSRPELVEMHDVTAKDPVLLLHLKASRNTVPVPRHWCFKRKYLQGKRGIEKPAFELPDFIKRTGIMEMRQALQEKEDQKTMKAKMRERVRPKLGKIDIDYQKLHDAFFKWQTKPKMTIHGDLYYEGKEFETRLKEKKPGDLSDDLRTALGMPTGPNAHKCPPPWLIAMQRYGPPPSYPNLKIPGLNAPIPEDCSFGYHAGGWGKPPVDETGRPLYGDVFGTQIADNQPNIQEEEIDHTLWGELESESSEEEEDEDEEEDEDEEEKAEDESGLVTPAEGLITPSGFSSIPAGMETPDMIELRKRKIESEIEGGETPALYTILPEKKGERIGAAMMGSTHIYDLAGAIPANKLKMPGTSSVPPQGIEVALDPSELEMDSAAMAARYEQTMREQQSQLEKEDLSDMVAEHAARQKNKRKKQQLTSTKPPKKYKEFKF
- the LOC129959729 gene encoding splicing factor 3B subunit 2-like isoform X2, which translates into the protein MADLDPDSLNKLRVIDLREHLSSRGLSTSGLKADLVKRLREAILNSDQNDGNISENVQNSDEEPMDIDEQSNENEDNQSTDEGEQLDSTENDGQLDEEENARLRAEEEAKLRAEEEARLRAEEEEARLKAEEDRLRVEEEARLRAEEEARLRAEEEEARLRAEEEARLRAEEEARLRAEEEARIKAEEEARLRAEEETRLRAEEEARLRAEEEARLKAEEEARLKAEEEEARLRAEAMLRAEEEATLRAEEEARLRAEEEARLRAEEEARLRAEEEEARLRAEEEARLRAEEEARLRAEEEARLRAEEEARLREEEEKARLRAEEVARLRAEEEEAKLRAEEEKARIRAEEEKARIRAEEEKARLRAEEEEARLRAEEEALHEAQEEARLKIEQEKINEMKKLAEAEENKKAAERRMEVEEEMRLEQEKWLVEEQMQRAQEEHRMRMKAEEQKRLLEEERLRKTSVAEDEETQKSADEQKQFLIDEQPKLSEEDIKLPQAIEKVLALKNERAQLLGIDPDADVQPAPTADDKGASQKSASVMLIPVDEEDAYNEEEDSVMKNKESKNKRRKKKKKKNRHSKIEEKNDIFIEKHNDANKDIDVEYVQEVIDVSDPLYSQFMKIFERFKLTDAEKDKEETPVDVAKDQTKEENINPMALRKKPVDLDDDDDDDERDDDDKIEEEKPKLSKRKLKKLSRMTVAELKQKVSRPELVEMHDVTAKDPVLLLHLKASRNTVPVPRHWCFKRKYLQGKRGIEKPAFELPDFIKRTGIMEMRQALQEKEDQKTMKAKMRERVRPKLGKIDIDYQKLHDAFFKWQTKPKMTIHGDLYYEGKEFETRLKEKKPGDLSDDLRTALGMPTGPNAHKCPPPWLIAMQRYGPPPSYPNLKIPGLNAPIPEDCSFGYHAGGWGKPPVDETGRPLYGDVFGTQIADNQPNIQEEEIDHTLWGELESESSEEEEDEDEEEDEDEEEKAEDESGLVTPAEGLITPSGFSSIPAGMETPDMIELRKRKIESEIEGGETPALYTILPEKKGERIGAAMMGSTHIYDLAGAIPANKLKMPGTSSVPPQGIEVALDPSELEMDSAAMAARYEQTMREQQSQLEKEDLSDMVAEHAARQKNKRKKQQLTSTKPPKKYKEFKF